The Paraphotobacterium marinum genome contains a region encoding:
- the fldA gene encoding flavodoxin FldA: protein MQKVGLFFGSDTGNTEEISKIIQDKIGSDIVDVKDIANSTKEDFENYDLFLFGIPTWYYGENQCDWDDFFPELETIDFNGKKVGIFGCGDQEDYAEYFCDAMGAIAEILTNNGASLIGKTSSEGYEFEESKALLEDNQLVGLCIDEDRQPEMTEERVLNWVKQIKTEMNL, encoded by the coding sequence ATGCAAAAAGTAGGTTTGTTTTTTGGGAGTGATACAGGAAATACAGAAGAAATTTCAAAAATCATTCAGGATAAAATTGGTTCTGATATTGTAGATGTTAAAGATATCGCTAATTCCACTAAAGAAGATTTTGAAAACTACGACTTATTTTTATTTGGGATTCCAACATGGTATTATGGAGAAAATCAGTGTGATTGGGATGATTTTTTTCCTGAATTAGAAACGATTGACTTTAACGGCAAGAAAGTTGGTATTTTTGGATGTGGTGATCAGGAAGATTATGCTGAATATTTTTGTGATGCTATGGGCGCAATTGCAGAAATTTTAACTAATAATGGTGCTTCTTTAATTGGTAAAACATCTTCTGAGGGATATGAATTCGAAGAATCTAAAGCATTATTAGAAGATAATCAATTGGTTGGTTTGTGTATTGATGAAGATCGACAACCTGAAATGACCGAAGAACGTGTGTTAAATTGGGTTAAACAAATCAAAACTGAAATGAATTTATAA